GCCCGGCGCCGACGGTCCTGCCCTGGAGGGGATGACGCCGGAACAGGTGGACGCGCAGGGCTCGGCGTCGTTCGAGGTGCCGGGCACCACGGCGGGCTCCGACGGCTGGCGGGTGCAGCTCTACCACCTGCGCAGCGGCGAGGGCTCCCTGGCCATCGCGCTGCCGCTGCACGGCGTGAGGACCTCCGTGGAGCGGGTGGTGACGCTCGTCGTGACCATCGGTCTGCTGGGGACGGCGGTGTCCGTCGTCGCCTCCAACCTGCTCGTGGAGCGGGCCTTCCGCGCCCTGAACCGGGTGGAGCGCACGGCCGCGAAGATCGCCGCCGGTGACCTGTCCCAACGCGTGGCCTACGCGCCTCCCTCGACGGAGGTGGGCCGGCTCTCCCGCTCGCTCAACGCGATGCTGGCGCACATCGAGACCGCCTTCCGGGACAAGGAGGCATCCGAGGACAAGATGCGCCGGTTCGTCCAGGACGCCTCGCACGAGCTGCGGACGCCGCTGGTGACCATCCGCGGGTTCTCCGAGCTGTACCGGCACGGCGGGATCACCCGCGAGGAGGACGTGGCGGCGGCCATGGGACGCATCGAGTCCGAGGCGGGCCGCATGCACCGGCTGGTGGAGGACCTGCTGACGCTGGCACGCCTCGACGAGCAGCGGCCCCTGGAGCACGAGCCGGTGGACCTGCTGGTCCTCGGCATGGACTCCATGATGGACGCCTCCGTGAACGCGCCGGACCGGAAGGTCAGCCTCGTCGGCCTGGACGGCGGGCCGGCCGGATCCGCCCCGCTCATGGGGGACGAGAACCGGATGCGCCAGGTCGTGGTGAACCTGATGACCAACGCCCTGCGCTACACGCCGGAGGGCACGCCCATCGAGATCGCCGTGGGCACCCGCGACGCGTTCGGCGGGGACTCCGGCGTGGACGGGACGCGCCACTCGGTGATCGAGATCCGCGACCACGGGGCCGGGGTGTCCGAGGAGGACGCCGCCCGGATCTTCGAGCGCTTCTACCGCGCGGACGCCTCCCGGCACCGCGAGACCGGCGGCACGGGGCTCGGCCTGGCGATCGTCGCGGCGATCGTGGCGCAGCACGGCGGCTCCGTGCGCCTGCTGGAGACCGAGGGCGGCGGCGCCACGTTCTCCGTGCACCTGCCCTGGGCCGCCCTGGAGGACGACGCGGACGACGACCTGGACCTGGAGGACGACGACGCGCGGCCCGGCGCCGGGGTGCCGGCGGGCCGGCCCCCCACGGGGGGGTCCACGGCCGCCGGATCCGCGGGGGCCTTGGAGACCGGTCAGCGCCGCCGGCTGGCGTGGGCGGGCGAGCGGTTCCGCCGCGCGTCGGCTGCCCGGAGGCAGGCCCAGGCGGGGACCTCTCCTGCACAGGCCGCCCGCGACGGCGCCTGATCCCCCGGCGGGTCCCTCCGCCCGGAGGGGCCCGGAACGGCCCGCCTACAGTGGGAGCCGCGGCACCCGCCGCGCTCACGACCGCCGGGGCACCCGGCGCCTGAAGAGGGGGACCACATGACCATCGTCCAGATCGACGTCGAGGACCTGCGCGCCAAGAGCGGCGCCGTGGAGGGCTCCATCGCCCGCCTGCAGACCGAGGTGAACACCATGGAGGCCAACCTCCGCCAGCTCGAAGGCACCTGGCGCGGCCAGGCCGCCGCCAACTTCCAGGGCGTGCTCACGGAGTGGCGCGCCACCCAGGCCCGCGTGGAGGAGTCCTTGGGCGGCATCCGCCGTGCCATGGACCTCGCGGCCACCCAGTACTCGGACACGGAGGCCGCCAACGCCGCGATGTTCCGGCTCTGAGCCGGGCCCGTGCCGCGCCCCGTCGCCCGCCCGGGCGGCGGGGCGCGGTCGTAGGGTGGGCGCATGGCCGTGCTCATCGATCCACCCCGCTGGCCCGCCCACGGGACCGTGTTCTCCCACCTCGTCTCCGACGCGTCGCTGGAGGAGCTGCACGGCTTCGCCGCGGCCCACGGCCTCTCCCCGCGGGCCTTCGACCTCGACCACTACGACGTCCCGGCCCACCGGCACGCCGAGCTGGTGGCCGCGGGAGCCCTCGCCGTGGACGGCGGGGAGCTGGTGCGGCGCCTGATCCGTTCGGGACTCCGGGTGCCCGCCCGCCGGCGGGACGGCCGCGCGGAGCCCGTGCTGCGGCGCCGGTGGGCCCGGCTCTTCGCGGGGACGGACGCCTCGCCGGACGCGGTCACGGCCGCCGGGGCCGAGCTGCTGGGGCGCTGGTCCGAGCCCCACCGCCGGTACCACGCCCCCGCGCACCTGCTGGCCGTCCTCCAGGCGGTGGACCTGCTCTCCGCCGCCGGGGAGGACCTCGGGCCGCACCCCCTCGCCGTGCCCCTGGCCGCCTGGCTGCACGACGCCGTCTACACCGCCGACCCCGCCCGCGGCCCCGGCGCCGACGAGGAGGACTCGGCGCGCCTGGCCGAGCGCCTGCTCGCCGCGCCCGGCCTCGCGCTGGGGGACGACGTCGTCGCCGAGACCGCCCGCCTGGTGCGCCTCACCGCCGAGCACCGCCCCGCCCCGGACGACGCCGCGGGCGCCGTCCTCTGCGACGCCGACCTCGAAGTCCTGGGCCGCGCCCCGCACGACTACGAGGCCTACGTCGACCTGGTGCGCGCCGACTTCGCCCACGTCCCGGACGAGGCCTGGCGGACGGGCCGCGCCGCCGTGCTGGAGGGGCTCCTGGGGGCGGACCGGCTCTACGCCACCGCCGCCGGCCGCGCCCGCTGGGAGGACCCCGCCCGCGCCAACCTGGAGCGCGAGCTCGCCGCCCACCGGCCAGCACTTTCGTGAAAGAAAACGTCGCTACCGTCCCGGTAGACCGGGATGGTAGCGACGTTCTCCTCAGCGAAAACGCTGGGCGTCAGCGGGTGGTCACATCATGCCGCCCATGCCGCCCATCGGGTCCATGCCCTCGGCGCCTGCGGCGGCCTTCTCCGGCTTGTCCGCCACGACGGCCTCCGTGGTGAGGAACAGGCCCGCGATGGACGCGGCGTTCTGCAGCGCGGAGCGGGTCACCTTCACCGGGTCGTTGATGCCCGCGGCCATGAGGTCCACGTACTCGCCGGTGGCGGCGTTCAGGCCGTGGCCGGACTCCAGGGACTTCACCTTGTCGGCGACCACGCCCGGCTCCAGGCCGGCGTTGAAGGCGATCTGCTTCAGCGGGGCCTCGATGGCGACCTTCACGATGTTCGCGCCGGTGGCCTCGTCGCCCTCGAGCTGCAGGCCCTCGAAGGCCTTGGCGCCCGCCTGGATCAGGGCCACGCCGCCGCCGGCGACGATGCCCTCCTCCACAGCCGCCTTCGCGTTGCGCACGGCGTCCTCGATGCGGTGCTTGCGCTCCTTGAGCTCCACCTCGGTGGCCGCGCCGGCCTTGATGACGGCGACGCCGCCGGCCAGCTTGGCGAGGCGCTCCTGCAGCTTCTCGCGGTCGTAGTCCGAGTCGGTGTTCGCGATCTCGGAGCGGATCTGGGCCACGCGGCCGGCGATCTGGTCGGCGTCGCCGGCGCCCTCGACGATGGTGGTCTCGTCCTTGGTGATGACCACCTTGCGGGCGGTGCCCAGCAGGTCGAGGGAGGCGTTCTCCAGGGACAGGCCCACCTCGGAGGAGATGACCTGGCCGCCGGTGAGGATGGCGATGTCGGCCAGCATGGCCTTGCGGCGGTCGCCGAAGCCCGGGGCCTTCACGGCCACGGACTTGAAGGTGCCGCGGATCTTGTTGACCACGAGGGTGGCCAGGGCCTCGCCCTCGACGTCCTCGGCGATGATCAGCAGCGGCTTGCCGGACTGCATGACCTTCTCCAGGATCGCCACCATGTCCTTCACGGTGGAGATCTTGGAGTTCACGATCAGGATGTACGGATCCTCGAGGACGGCCTCCTGGCGGTCCGCGTCGGTCACGAAGTAGCCGGAGATGTAGCCCTTGTCGAAGCGCATGCCCTCGGTGAGCTCGAGCTCCAGGCCGAAGGTGTTGGACTCCTCGACGGTGATGACGCCCTCCTTGCCGACCTTGTCCAGGGCCTCGGCGATGAGGGAGCCGATCTGGGCGTCGGCGGCGGAGATCGACGCGGTGGCGGCGATCTGGTCCTTGGTCTCGATCTCGCGGGCGGCGGAGAGGAGCTCGGAGGTGACGGCCTCGACGGCCTTCTCGATGCCGCGCTTCAGGGAGATCGGGTCCGCGCCGGCGGCCACGTTGCGCAGGCCCTCGCGGACCAGGGCCTGGGCCAGCACGGTGGCGGTGGTGGTGCCGTCGCCGGCCACGTCGTCGGTCTTCTTGGCGACCTCCTTGACGAGCTCCGCGCCGATCTTCTCGTACGGATCCTCGAGCTCGATCTCCTTGGCGATGGAGACGCCGTCGTTGGTGATGGTGGGGGCGCCCCACTTCTTCTCCAGGACGACGTTGCGGCCGCGCGGGCCGAGGGTCACCTTGACGGCGTCGGCGAGGGTGTTCAGACCCTTCTCCAGGCCACGGCGGGCCTCTTCGTCGAATGCGATGGTCTTGGCCATGATGCAGTCCTTTCTGGACGGGTGCTTCGATTCGTGCCTGACCCGCAGCGGTGCCCGCGACGGACGGCCCCGGACCGGGGCCTCACCGATGGAGCAGGTCCTCCACCTCGGGCGGCCGCCGGCCGGGTACTGCTGGCAGTCGCACCGCGGGAGTGCTAGCCCCATTATGAGCACTCACCACCGGAGAGTGCAAAGCCCGCGGGCGCCCTGCGACGCCGTTCCGCAGGGGGCGAAAAGGGCCCCCGTCCGCGCCTCCTTCCGGAGCGCGGGCGGGGGCCCGGGACGGCCTGCGCGCGTCAGCGCACCGGCCGCCTGCGTGGGTCAGCGCACGACGACGACGGCGATGCCCGGCACCTGCAGGTTCGGCACCTGCTGCACCGGCATGCCCAGCTCACGGCCGACGGCCTCGGCGGCCGCCCGCTTGTCCGCGCCGTTGTACATCACCGTGTTCGAGGTGACGCGGAAGCCCGGCCAGTTGTCCGCGGTGACGCGGGTGTAGCCCGCGCCCGTGAGACGGTCGGCGTAGGAGGCGGCCAGGCCGTTCCTGCGGGTGGCGTTGTAGACGTTCACCGGGGTGGACTTCACGGCCCGATCCGCGGACTCCTGGGCCGCAGCGGACCGGGAGGCCGCGGCCGAACGGGACGCCTCCGCCGACCGGGACGCCTCCGCAGAACGGGACGCCTCCGCCGACCGGGACGCCTCCGCAGAGCGGGAGGCCTCGGCCGAACGGGACGCCTCGGCGGCGCGGGAGGCGTCCGCGGCGGCCTGCGCCGACTCGGACGCGGCACGCTCACGGGCGGCGGCGTCGGCGGAGGAGGCGTCGGCCGCGGCCTGCGCGGACTCGGAGGCGGCGCGGGCGGCGTCGTCGCGGGAGCGCTGCGCGTCCGCGGCGGCCTGGGAGGACTCCGCGGCAGCCTGGGAGGACTCGGCGGCGGCGCGGGACTCGACGGCCGCGTCGGAGGAGGGGGCCGCGGCGGACTCGGCGCCCGCGTCGGACGACGGGGCCGCCGGGGCGGCGGAGTCGGGGCCGGCGGAGGACGAGGCGTCGGAGCTCGGCGCGTCCGACGAGGACGAGGAGGCGTCGGCGGCGGGCTCGGAGGAGGAGGACGACGACGCGGCGCCGGCGACGGGCTTGTCGTCCCCGCCGTTCAGGCGCGGGAGCACCAGGCCCAGGAACAGGCCGACGAGCAGGACGGCGGCGGCGGCCGCCAGGAGCCACTTCAGGATGCCGCCGCCGGCAGCCGCCTCGGTACCGGCGGCGGTGGCGCCGGCGGCACCGGCGGCGGCCGGGGCCGCGGCGAACGACTCACGGTGTGCGCCGGACTGGTCGGTGTACTCGGGGACGTCGTCGAAGCGATCGGCGGGGTAGGCCATCGGTCATCTCTCCTGCGGGGAAGCGGGTGGGGCGGAGTTCTCGGGAGCCGGCCTCCGCCGCGCGCGGCTGCGCGTGCCGCGCGAGCGGGCCAGCCGGGACACCAGCAGCGGCTGCCGGGCCAGGGCAGCCCGGCGCTCCAGGAGCCCGTTCAACACCTGATAGTAGGCGGTCGGAGTGATCTGCAGGCGCTCTCGGATCGCGTGGTCCTTGGCGCCGCCGTGCCGCCACGTCTGCGCCTCCAGGGCGAGCACCGCCTCCTCGAGCTCCGTCAGCTCGTCCTGCGGGGTGGGCTCGGGCCCGTCAGCGGGGGCGGCGGGGCGGGGGTCGGCGTCGGGCATGGCGGCCACTCTACTGGGGCCCTCCGGGGCCGCACGGCTACGCTCGGGCCCATGGACCTGATCTCCCCGCTCGATCCCGGCTGGGCCGCCGCACTGGCAGACCAGGAGGAGGCGCTCGTCCGCGTCGGCGCCGAGCTCACCGCCCGCCGCGCGGCCGGCGAGCACGTGCTCCCCGCACCCGAACACATCCTCCGCGCGTTCCGCCAGCCCTTCGCGGACGTGAAGGTGCTGATCGTGGGCCAGGACCCCTACCCGACGCCCGGCCACCCCATCGGCCTGTGCTTCGCATGCGACCGCCACGTCCGGCCCCTGCCCCGCTCCCTCGCCAACATCCACCGCGAGCTCCACGACGACCTCGGCGTCCCGCCCGCCGCCCACGGCGACCTCTCCGCGTGGACGGACCAGGGCGTGCTGCTGCTGAACCGGGTGCTCACCGTGCGCGCGGGCGCGGCGGGCAGCCACCGCGGCATCGGCTGGGAGCAGATCACGGAGGCGGCCGTCCGCGCACTCGTCGCCCGAGGCACGCCCCTGGTCGGCCTGCTCTGGGGCAACGACGCGCGGCGCCTCGCGCCCCTCCTCACGGCGGGCGGCGCGGGCGTCGTCGAGTCCGCGCACCCCTCCCCACTCAGCGCGAGCCGCGGGTTCTTCGGCTCCCGCCCGTTCAGCCGGGTGAACGCGCTGCTGGAGGCCGCCGGGGCCTCCCCCGTGGACTGGCGCCTGCCGGACTGAGGCCGACGCCGCTCAGCGGGTGTGGCCCTCCGGCCCCGGCGTGGACCGCGCCGGGGACAATCGCTCGGTGACGGGCCGGGCCAGGGTGTCGCCGAAGACGGCGCCGGCGCCGATGCCCACGATGATCACGAGGGCGTTCACGATGCCCGCAAGCCCCGCCATGGTGGAGGCGGACTCCACGGTGAACTCGTAGAGACCGCGGAAGACGGCGAAGCCCGGCAGCAGGAAGAGGATGGCGGGCACCACGACGACGATGGGCGGCGCCCCGACCCGCAGGGCCACGATGCGTCCGGCGAACCCCACCATCGCGGCCGCGGCCGCGGGCAGCAGCTGCGCGCTCACTCCCAGGCCGGCGACCACGGTGTGCGCCGCGAACGCCGCCGCGGTCACCGCGCAGGAGGCCAGGAGGGTCCGCCAGCCGGAGCGCTCCACGACGGCGTCGCATGCCGTGGCGGCCACGACCAGGGCCAGGAGCAGGGTGGTGGGGTAGGCCGTGGACTGGGTGGCGGCCAGGTCCAGGCGGGCGATGCCCAGCATGTCCGTCAGCCCGACGGCCACCATGATCCCGGCCATGATCCCGATGAAGACGAGCATCGCGGAGATGAAGCGTCCCGCGGCAGTCACCGGGAAGCCGTTGATCGCGTCCTGCACGGCGGTGACGAACCGTGAGGTGGGCAGGAGCATCATGATCCCGCCGGCCACCACGATGGCCGGGTTCACCGGCACGTGCAGCGCATAGGCGCCGAGGGCGATCAGCGTGGCCAGGAACGCCCCGATCATCACGGAGTAGATCTCCGGCAGGAACACCGAGGTGCGCGTGTGCAGCCAGAACACGAACCAGGTGGAGACCATGCCCAGCAGGGAGCCCTGCCACGTGCCCCCGATGAAGGGGATGAAGCAGGCCACGAACACCCCGGCCAGGAGGATCTCCACAGCGGGCGGGTACGGCTTGGGACGCCGGCGGATCTCCACCAGCCGACGCTGCGCCTCGGCGCGCTCCAGGGTGCCGTCGGAGATCTCCTCGACCAGCCGGTGCACGGCCACGAGGCCCTCGAAGTTCGTGGAGTAGGTGCGGACCACGCGCTGCAGGGTGTACGGCACCTCGCCGCGGGACGAGTCCGGGGCGTAGTTCAGGGAGATCGCCTGGTTGGTCAGGTCCACCTCGGTCTCGTGGATGCCGTACGCCTGGGTGACCACGATGATCGAGGTCTCCACGTCCAGGGAGGTGGCGCCGAACCCGAACATCGTCTCCCCGAGCTTGAGGGCGAAGTCCAGGGTGGTGCGCGCCTCGAGCGCGGCGGCCTCGGTGTCCCTGCGCTGGCGCAGGGTGGAGCGCATCCGCTTGCCGTACGGCGAGGCCTGCAGCCGGTCCACCAGGACGATCGCCTGGGTGGGCAGCACCTCCTCGAACACGGCACGGTGATCCTCCCGGGTGCGGCGCCGCCGCCGGCGGCCGCGGGGCTCCTCCGGGCCGTGCTGCTTGAGGGGGTCCGGGACCACGACGTCCGGGACGGCGGCCGCGGCCTCCTGTGCGGTGGGCGCGTCCCCCTCCGCGGGGGCGAGCACCGAGGTGGGCACGGGCTCCGAGAGCGGGGGCGCGGTCAGGGGCGCGTCGGCGGCGGGGGTCGGCTCCTCCTCCGGGGCCGGGGCGGGCTCGGGTGTCGGCAGCGTCTCGACGGGCACGGTGGGCGCGGCCACCGGCGCCAGCACGGGAGGGAGGACGTCCTCGGGCCCGGGCTCCCGCGCGGGGGCGGCGGCCAGGTCCACCCCGTCCCCGGCCGGCGCGTCCCCGTCGGAGGCCCCGGCGGGCGTCCGCGCGTCGGCGGGCCGGAGCACCGGCAGCAGGGCGACGTGCACGGCGGGCTCCGCCGGGGCGGAGCCGGCGGCGTCCGGGCGGGTGCCGGCTCGGCGGGCGCCCTGCGGGACGCCGCCGTCCTCCGGGGAGCCGTCCTGCGGGGCCAGCGGATCCACGCTCCTCACCGGGTCCTTCCTGGGGTTCCTGTCCGGCCCGAGGGGGCCGGTCCCCTGGGCCGGGCCGCGACGCGGCTCCGCCCCCATCCAATCACGCCCCCGGAATGCAGGAAGGGCCCCCCGAGACGGGGGGCCCTTCCTGCGGCGGTGGATCTTACTGGACTCGAACCAGCGACCTCTCGCGTGTGAAGCGAACGCTCTAACCAACTGAGCTAAAGATCCGGGCGGAACGACCCATTGCCGGGCCGGACGACTCGAAGGACTCTACACCGCGCCGCCGCGCTGGGCAAATCCGCCGCCCGGCCCGGACGGGGTCAGCCGGCCTTCACCGAGACGTCGTCGATCCGGAAGGTCGTCGCGCCGCTGCCGTCCTCCGTCCCACTGAAGGAGATCGTCACCGTCTTGCCCGCGTAGGCGGAGAGGTCGGCCGCCTGGGCGAGGTAGCCCCTGCCCTTGTCCAGGTTGGAGTGGGTCCTCAGGGTGGTGGTCGTGGCGCCGTCGCTCACGGAGACCGTGAGCTTGTCCCACTGGCGGGCCGTGGTGGTCTCGGCGGAGTCCACGCGCACGGCGTAGCTCAGGGTGGCGGCGGCGCCGGCCGGCAGGACGGCCTTCTGGGTCAGCGTGGCCGTGCTGGTGCCGCCCTTGCCGTTCAGCGCGGCGTGGAGGGAGCCGGTGGCGGACAGGCCCGCCGTGGAGGAGGCGGCCACCCGGCCGGTGGCGGTCCAGCCGGTCAGGCCGCTCTCGAAGCCGCCGTTGACGAGCTTCTCCGCGCCGGGGACGGGGGTCACGGGGTGGGGGTCCGTGGTGCCGCCGCGCAGGGATGCGAGGGTCTTGGCCGCGTCGACGAGCCCGGCGCCGCAGCCCTCGGCGCACACGCCCGGGATCGGACGGGAGTTCGTCTTGAGGGAGGACTCCACCTCGGCGGGGGTCAGCGTGGCGTCCTCCGCCAGCATCAGCGCGACGGTGCCCGCCACGTGGGGGGTGGCCATGGAGGTGCCGTTGTACTGGGCGTAGGCGCCGGCGGTGGGCGTCGTCGTGCCCGCGTTCACCGTGGAGATGATGCCGGAGCCGGGGGCCGCGACGTCCACGGCCGAGCCGTAGTTCGAGTACGAGGCGCGGTTGCCGTTCACGTCGGTGGCGGCCACCGTGATGGTGTTCTGGCAGTTGGCCGGGCGGGCGTTGGCGGCGGACTGGTTCTCGTTGCCGGCCGCGACCACCACGGGCACGCCGCGGCCCACGGCCGCGTTGATGGCGTTCTGATAGGTGGTGCCGCAGGTGCCCTGGCCGCCGAGGGACATGTTGATCACATCCACCGGGGTCGGGTTGGCCGGCACGCCGGGGACGGAGCCGCCGGAGGACCAGACGATGGCGTCCGCGATGTCCGCCAGGGTGCCGCCGCACTTGCCGAGCACCCGCGCGTGCTGGACCTTCGCGCCCGGGGCGACGCCGACGACGCCCTGGGTGTTCGCCACGGCGGCGACGGTGCCGGCCACGTGCGAGCCGTGCCAGGACGAGTTCGAGGCGCGGGACTGGCCGCACTCGCCCGCCAGGTACCAGTCGCCCTCGTCCCGCGGGTCGGCGTCGCGGCCGCCGCCGTCCCGGGCGGTGGTGGCGTCGGAGATGAAGTCGTAGCCGGGGACGGTGTTGGCGTTCAGGTCCGCGTGGTCCGTCTGGCCGGTGTCGATCACGCCGACGATGGCCCCGGTGCCCGTGCTCACGTCCCACGCCCCCGGCACGCGCATGCCGTTGACGCCGGTGAAGCCCCACTGGTCGGCGTAGTACGGGTCCGCCGGCGAGAGCGCCGCCCGGGTCATGATCACGTTGGGCTCCACGGCCTCGACGGCGCCGGAGGCCCGGAGGTCGGCCATGAACGCGGCGGACTCCTCCTGCGTGAGCTTCTCGTCGGTGGCGATCACACGGGAGCCCAGCGCGGTCTCGCGCAGCTCCTTGACGCTGACGCCGGCCTCCCTGGCGGCCCTGCCCCACGCCTTCGCGCGGCCCTGGGCGGTGCTGTTCGCGGCGGTCTCCCGGTAGGTGACGATGAACGAGTCGTAGCCGTCCGCGTTCGGGTCGGCCAGGGGCGCGGCGGCGGCCGGGGAGGTGCGCGCCGGCTCGGCGGGGCGCTCGGCCGCGGCGAGGGTCGGGGCGGCGGTGAGCGCGGTGCCCGCGAGCACGGCGGCGGCGAGCAGGGAGCCGACGCGGCGCCGGGCGGAGGGGGAGGTCAGAGCGGTCACGGGAACTCCTCGGGAGGGGGCGGGGCCACCGATGCGACGACGACCGGGGACTCCGGCGCCGGGTGACCCGGACCACACTAGGATCGCGCATCCGCCTCCGACCAGGGCGTTCCGGCAAGTGTGGCCGATGGTCCAGGCCTCGCTGGCCGATGGTGCCACGCGGACCTGGCCGATGGTGCCGTCCGGGGCGGCACCATCGGGCAGACCCGACCCCTCGTCAGGGGCGCCGCACAGGCTGCGGCCTCAGGCGCGCCGCTGACGGCGGATGCCGAGGTCCTCCTCGCGGTGCTCGACCCCCAGCCCCGCGACGCCGGCCCGGCGCTGCTCCTCCTCGGCGCGCAGCTCCACCCTGCGCACCTTGCCGGAGACGGTCTTGGGCAGGGGCCGGAACTCGATGCGGCGGATGCGCTTGTACGCCGGGACGCGGTCCGTGACGTGCTGGAGGATGGCCCGGGCCGCCTCCTCCCCCGGCTCGTGACCGGCGGCCAGCGTCACGAACGCCTTCGGCACGGACAGGCGCAGCTCGTCGGGCGCCGGGACCACGGCGGCCTCCAGCACGGCCGGGTGGGTCATCAGCACCGACTCCAGCTCGAACGGGGAGAGCTTGTAGTCCGAGGACTTGAACAGGTCGTCGGCGCGGCCCACGTACGTGTAGATGCC
This sequence is a window from Micrococcus porci. Protein-coding genes within it:
- a CDS encoding WXG100 family type VII secretion target, which gives rise to MTIVQIDVEDLRAKSGAVEGSIARLQTEVNTMEANLRQLEGTWRGQAAANFQGVLTEWRATQARVEESLGGIRRAMDLAATQYSDTEAANAAMFRL
- a CDS encoding threonine/serine ThrE exporter family protein; protein product: MDPLAPQDGSPEDGGVPQGARRAGTRPDAAGSAPAEPAVHVALLPVLRPADARTPAGASDGDAPAGDGVDLAAAPAREPGPEDVLPPVLAPVAAPTVPVETLPTPEPAPAPEEEPTPAADAPLTAPPLSEPVPTSVLAPAEGDAPTAQEAAAAVPDVVVPDPLKQHGPEEPRGRRRRRRTREDHRAVFEEVLPTQAIVLVDRLQASPYGKRMRSTLRQRRDTEAAALEARTTLDFALKLGETMFGFGATSLDVETSIIVVTQAYGIHETEVDLTNQAISLNYAPDSSRGEVPYTLQRVVRTYSTNFEGLVAVHRLVEEISDGTLERAEAQRRLVEIRRRPKPYPPAVEILLAGVFVACFIPFIGGTWQGSLLGMVSTWFVFWLHTRTSVFLPEIYSVMIGAFLATLIALGAYALHVPVNPAIVVAGGIMMLLPTSRFVTAVQDAINGFPVTAAGRFISAMLVFIGIMAGIMVAVGLTDMLGIARLDLAATQSTAYPTTLLLALVVAATACDAVVERSGWRTLLASCAVTAAAFAAHTVVAGLGVSAQLLPAAAAAMVGFAGRIVALRVGAPPIVVVVPAILFLLPGFAVFRGLYEFTVESASTMAGLAGIVNALVIIVGIGAGAVFGDTLARPVTERLSPARSTPGPEGHTR
- a CDS encoding sensor histidine kinase; its protein translation is MGPRLGVAAARLRHPRTWLWGWWGARPLRTKLVVMITALMMVLVAVIALVTAVLFRTELLRQLDDDLSHNRDEVSIYLTTMSQTGGYYTPQQSILRFYGVVWDTSGRAVVSTPLMPGADGPALEGMTPEQVDAQGSASFEVPGTTAGSDGWRVQLYHLRSGEGSLAIALPLHGVRTSVERVVTLVVTIGLLGTAVSVVASNLLVERAFRALNRVERTAAKIAAGDLSQRVAYAPPSTEVGRLSRSLNAMLAHIETAFRDKEASEDKMRRFVQDASHELRTPLVTIRGFSELYRHGGITREEDVAAAMGRIESEAGRMHRLVEDLLTLARLDEQRPLEHEPVDLLVLGMDSMMDASVNAPDRKVSLVGLDGGPAGSAPLMGDENRMRQVVVNLMTNALRYTPEGTPIEIAVGTRDAFGGDSGVDGTRHSVIEIRDHGAGVSEEDAARIFERFYRADASRHRETGGTGLGLAIVAAIVAQHGGSVRLLETEGGGATFSVHLPWAALEDDADDDLDLEDDDARPGAGVPAGRPPTGGSTAAGSAGALETGQRRRLAWAGERFRRASAARRQAQAGTSPAQAARDGA
- a CDS encoding DUF4031 domain-containing protein, producing the protein MAVLIDPPRWPAHGTVFSHLVSDASLEELHGFAAAHGLSPRAFDLDHYDVPAHRHAELVAAGALAVDGGELVRRLIRSGLRVPARRRDGRAEPVLRRRWARLFAGTDASPDAVTAAGAELLGRWSEPHRRYHAPAHLLAVLQAVDLLSAAGEDLGPHPLAVPLAAWLHDAVYTADPARGPGADEEDSARLAERLLAAPGLALGDDVVAETARLVRLTAEHRPAPDDAAGAVLCDADLEVLGRAPHDYEAYVDLVRADFAHVPDEAWRTGRAAVLEGLLGADRLYATAAGRARWEDPARANLERELAAHRPALS
- a CDS encoding LytR C-terminal domain-containing protein gives rise to the protein MAYPADRFDDVPEYTDQSGAHRESFAAAPAAAGAAGATAAGTEAAAGGGILKWLLAAAAAVLLVGLFLGLVLPRLNGGDDKPVAGAASSSSSSEPAADASSSSSDAPSSDASSSAGPDSAAPAAPSSDAGAESAAAPSSDAAVESRAAAESSQAAAESSQAAADAQRSRDDAARAASESAQAAADASSADAAARERAASESAQAAADASRAAEASRSAEASRSAEASRSAEASRSAEASRSAEASRSAAASRSAAAQESADRAVKSTPVNVYNATRRNGLAASYADRLTGAGYTRVTADNWPGFRVTSNTVMYNGADKRAAAEAVGRELGMPVQQVPNLQVPGIAVVVVR
- a CDS encoding uracil-DNA glycosylase, which translates into the protein MDLISPLDPGWAAALADQEEALVRVGAELTARRAAGEHVLPAPEHILRAFRQPFADVKVLIVGQDPYPTPGHPIGLCFACDRHVRPLPRSLANIHRELHDDLGVPPAAHGDLSAWTDQGVLLLNRVLTVRAGAAGSHRGIGWEQITEAAVRALVARGTPLVGLLWGNDARRLAPLLTAGGAGVVESAHPSPLSASRGFFGSRPFSRVNALLEAAGASPVDWRLPD
- a CDS encoding DUF3263 domain-containing protein yields the protein MPDADPRPAAPADGPEPTPQDELTELEEAVLALEAQTWRHGGAKDHAIRERLQITPTAYYQVLNGLLERRAALARQPLLVSRLARSRGTRSRARRRPAPENSAPPASPQER
- the groL gene encoding chaperonin GroEL (60 kDa chaperone family; promotes refolding of misfolded polypeptides especially under stressful conditions; forms two stacked rings of heptamers to form a barrel-shaped 14mer; ends can be capped by GroES; misfolded proteins enter the barrel where they are refolded when GroES binds) translates to MAKTIAFDEEARRGLEKGLNTLADAVKVTLGPRGRNVVLEKKWGAPTITNDGVSIAKEIELEDPYEKIGAELVKEVAKKTDDVAGDGTTTATVLAQALVREGLRNVAAGADPISLKRGIEKAVEAVTSELLSAAREIETKDQIAATASISAADAQIGSLIAEALDKVGKEGVITVEESNTFGLELELTEGMRFDKGYISGYFVTDADRQEAVLEDPYILIVNSKISTVKDMVAILEKVMQSGKPLLIIAEDVEGEALATLVVNKIRGTFKSVAVKAPGFGDRRKAMLADIAILTGGQVISSEVGLSLENASLDLLGTARKVVITKDETTIVEGAGDADQIAGRVAQIRSEIANTDSDYDREKLQERLAKLAGGVAVIKAGAATEVELKERKHRIEDAVRNAKAAVEEGIVAGGGVALIQAGAKAFEGLQLEGDEATGANIVKVAIEAPLKQIAFNAGLEPGVVADKVKSLESGHGLNAATGEYVDLMAAGINDPVKVTRSALQNAASIAGLFLTTEAVVADKPEKAAAGAEGMDPMGGMGGMM